The following DNA comes from Candidatus Peregrinibacteria bacterium.
AATCATTTTTAGCATTCCCGTTTTCTCCTAGGTGGCAAAAAAGGACGCCACAACCATTGCGGACAACACCGCACAAAAGAAAACTCCAAAAACTGATTCCTGAAATGAATTTATTAGCCTTGCAGCAAAAGGGTTTACATTTTGGAGATAGAATATGGAGGAATACTGGAATAATGGTGTAGAAAGTCTGAGTAATAGGATCTTCGAAGGAGAAGGAAAAGATACATGTAGCACTACCATCCTGAAAAGAAACTCTATAGTGCACAGAGGAAACGCTCCTTATTGTCCAGAAGAGAATGGTAAGATAGAAAGATTTCATGGAACACTGAATCAGAGATCCATACAGTACTATTGGTATCCATCTGACACCCTAGAGACTTTGGAATACGAACTTCAGTCATTTCTGAAATATTACAATTTTAAGAAAAGATACAGAGGGCTTGGAATGCATGGATTGACTCCTTATAAAAAGCTTTCTCTTCTTGCATTCAGATTGGATCTCTTCTCATCTCAAAATGTAAACTTGACGCTGCAATACAATATGATTTGACAATATTTTTTTTAAGTATAAAATTAGTTTCCACTCGCAAGTAACGAGTGGACGTGATTTACCGGTGGGTCTTTTTTAAAGACACCAAAAGTAATCACAAAGACCCTTAACAGCACGGATGCAAAACTTTGGAGAAAATAATGAAAACTCTACTGAGTATCACCACCCTCCTACTGGTCTCCGTTGTCGCCATTGCTGACGACTGCGGATGCGGCCCACAGCCCCAATACTGGGGGGAAAACAATGCCGTCCCCGTCTATTCAGATGGGAAAGACTTTTTGGCTTGGAAATCCCCCGCCCACGCTACACGAGGAGGAAAGACCTGTAAGTACATTCTTATTTCCAAGGGGAAAATACAGGTAGATATTGAGCCATTCCCCGATGGGAACGAAAACCGCTATCTAACCGTAGTCGACACCCCAGGATTCGAAGAGACAGAAGGGACATTCGTTGTTCCCGGCAACCCTTGGGATCGGTATATGATAAGGATCATCGCGGTCGCCCCTGCGGGGACGATTGAGGGGATCACTGGCTGGGTCAAGGAAATTCGGATCTTGAACTGCCTATAAAAAGCATCCGTGCACACCGTCCTCCCTTTCTAGGGAGGACGGCAAAACTTTTAACTCACAGTAAAAATTATGTGAGTTTTTTTGGGAATCCAAAATATTTTTTGCCGAAGAGTATGTGTTAAAAATATCAGAATGCTTCGCAACAGTTTTTCGCGTACAAAACTTCCGGAAAAATGGAAATAGAAGAAGAAACCCTGTAAAATCTGCCGATAACCGTCACAGTCCCCTTCGGGAGACTGTGACGGAAGAAGAGATTTTTTTTGTTTCCACACTTGAGCGCTTGTAATATTTTGAACCATTGTGGAGCACATGATCTTCGATACACATACTCCGCGAAGAAACGTCCGTAAAAATCCAAATATCGCCTTTCTTCTTTTTAGTTTGGTATTCTGAAATCCCGCTTGAAAAAGCAAAAACTTAATTACGATGTCCTAAATTATACCTGATCTACTCTTTTATTTTTGCGAAAGAAAATCTTTTAATCCCATTTGAGTTTCATCCGACATGTCATTTTCCTATTTCTCGTGCCATTTCCAAAAACGTCGCATTGCTCCACGCCTGATTAAAACATCCCTCGCTTCGCCGTTCCTGTGCAGAGCTCACCTCTGCACAACAACCAATCGCTCCAGAATGAAGAATTTCGGCGGTAGATGCCTCCTGAATTTTTTGAATATATTCGGCGTATTGCTTTTTATCGGTGCGGTAAAGCGCAATTGCCACCAAGTGATTCACAAAAAACCAACTGTCTCCTCTGTGGTAACTTCGGTTATTTTCTCCGGTATAATGGGCATGAAAGAGTGGATGATTTTTTTCAATGGTCGAAAGTCCCCCCCAAGAAAGCCAGAGCTTTTCGAGCGCCGCATCAAAGCAACTTTTCCATTCAGATTTTGAGAGAATTTCTGGCGCAATATATGCCGCTAAAAAAAGATTTGGACGAAGAAGGTTC
Coding sequences within:
- a CDS encoding transposase, which encodes MEEYWNNGVESLSNRIFEGEGKDTCSTTILKRNSIVHRGNAPYCPEENGKIERFHGTLNQRSIQYYWYPSDTLETLEYELQSFLKYYNFKKRYRGLGMHGLTPYKKLSLLAFRLDLFSSQNVNLTLQYNMI